From the Terriglobia bacterium genome, the window CGCCCGGCTCGATGTCGCTGTTCCACGACTCTTCGTCGGTGGCCACAAATCGCCGGGGTTTGTCCTGAAGGCCCCGGTACGTCATGCCCCGGGTCTCCTTCGAATTTGCCAGGATGAAATCGGCGGCGGCCTCATCGGTGAGGATCTTTCCCTTTCCGGTCCAATCATCCTCGAGGCGCGTGAAATCCCGGTCCCAATGGAACAGCTCATCGCGGTAGGGCTGCAATCCCTTCTTTTGCGCGGTCTCGGCCATCTTGCGGGCCAGCGCATGGAAGATGTCCCAGTCGGTCTTGCACTCGAAGAGCGGATCAAGGGCCTTGCCGAACGTGTGTATATAGCTGTGACAGTCGGTCGTATTGATATCGACCTTCTCGTAGTAGGTGGCCGCCGGTAGGACGACGTCGGAGTAGAGCGCCGTCGTGTCCATCCGGTAGTTGATGTCCACGATGAAATCGAGGTCGCGCCAGAGGGATGACTCCAGGATCTCGTTTCCCTTGGCCTGGTTCAGATAATTGGCACGCCAGGCAATGAAAGCCCGCGGTTTGCGACCGCCGGCCGGCCAAAGCGGCATCCAGCCGTTCTTCACCGACTCCTGGATGTACCATTCGATCGGCTTCCCGTTATAGAGGTGCGGATCTTTGTTGGAGGAGTGGACGTAGCTCCAAAGCGTCGTATTCTGGAAGCGCTGCTTACTGCGCCCTTCGGGGAAGGCGAGCTGGAAGAAGCTGCGTTCTGGCCAGACACGCTCCTGGCCGACATAGTGGTTGAAGCCGCCGCCGTTTTTCCCGACGTTTCCCGTCAGCGCGACCAGCAGAATGAAGGAGCGGTTGATCAGGTCGTTGTGGAACCAGTGATTGGTGCCGGCGCCGTGAATGATCATCGCCGGTTTGCGGGTGCCGAGTTCAAGGGCGAATGCGCGGATCTCATGCGCAGGCAGCCCGGTGATTTGCGCGACTTTCTCGAGCGGGTACCCGGCCAGTTGCTGCCGCAGAAGCTCGAAGGCCGGAGAAAGTTCGACGCTGCGGCCGGAGGGGAGCTGCAGAGTGAACGTTCCCGACAGGGCAGGCTCCATCGCACCGAGACGCAGGTGTTGTTCCTGCGAACCCATGGATCCCGGCACGGGCACGGCGCGGTTCTGCTTTGAGTCCCAGCAGTAAAAAACATCATCCTTGCCGCCGGCCTTCACGTCGGATTCACGCAGAAAGCGGCGCGTGTCCCGGAGCACGAGCAGGGGCAGATCGGTCTGTTCCTTGATATAAGGCTCATCGATCAGTTTCTCTTCAATGAGAATCCTGGCGACGCCGAGGGCAAGGGCCGCGTCGGTCCCCGGGTTGATCCGGAAATAGAGATCGGCGTGTATCGAACTTGAGTTGTAGTCAGGAGAGATGCATACGACCTTGGCGCCGTTGTAACGCGCCTCCCAGCCGAAGTGTGCGTCCGGGATGCGGGTCTGGGAAATGTTCGATCCCCAGAGCACGATGTACTTTGAGTTGAACCAGTCCGCGCACTCGCAGGCTTCGGTCTGGACACCCCAGGTGAGCGGCTCCCCGGGCGGGAGGTCACAGTACCAGTCATAGAATGAGCACATCACGCCGCCGATATAGTGGGCCAGGCGGGTGCCTGCGCTGAAACTCACCGGGCTCATGGCCGGGATGACGCTGAAGAAAGTATTGGTGTCGGGGCCGTAGCTGTAAATGTTGTCGAGCAGCTTCTCGGCGATCAGGCCCAGCGCCTCATCCCAGGAGGCCCGCCGCCACTTGCCCTCGCCCCGCAGGCCGGTGCGAATCAGAGGATAGCGCAGGCGCTGCGGGCTGTAGACGTATTCGACAAAGCAGCCGCCCTTCTGGCATCCGCGCGGATTGTAGTCGGGCAGATCCCCGCTGATGGGCGGGTAGTCGGCTGCCTGCTCCTCGCGCACCATGACGCCGTTGCGCACGTACACCTTCCAGGAACACGAGCCCGTGCAGTTGGCGGAATGAGTGGACCGCACCACCTTGTCCCAGGTCCAGATCTTGCGGTAGAAATCCTCCCATCCGCGGTACGGGTAGCTGCGCAGCGGATCGAGGTCTCCCTGCAGGTTTGTCAGCGCAGGCTTTTCCTTACGGGAGCAGCCCGGCAGCCATAGCGTCGATGCGCCGATGGCGGCGCTGCGGATGAAGTTGCGCCGCGACCAGCCCGTCTTGGTTTTCTGCTTTGAGTCCCCGCTCATTGTTTGCCTCCTGTCGGCCGCGGCTGAACCAGCGTCTTGTCAGCGCCGGCAGGGGCCGGGGTCGCATTCAAGCTTCGAATGTAGGCGAGCAGATCACCGATATCGCCGTCGTCCAGGCCGGTCGCGCCCGGGCGCTGGAAGGAAGGCATGGCCGCGCCTTTGCGGCCGTTGCGGATCGTGGCCACGATGAATTCATCGGAGGCGGCAAAATTGAAGGTGGGATTGCCGATCTCCGGTGCCAGGCCGCCTCTCCCTCCGGGTCCATGACAGCCCATGCAGTTGTTCACGAAGAGCATCGCGCCGCGAGCCTTGTCCCCCCGGACAACAGCCGGCGCCGGCGGTACGAGAGGCAGGCCCGGGAGACCACTCCGCAGGTAGCCCTGCACGGCGGCTATCTCCTCCGGTTGCAATCCGCCTGCCTGTGCCTCCCAGGCGGGCATCTGCGTGCCCTGCCGGCCCTTGGCAATGTTGGTTTCAAGGTAGAGCGGCGTCGCAGTGGCCAGGAGTGAAACCCCGCGGATCGCGGGAACAAAGCGCTTGAAGGTCTTGTCCCAGCGCCCGTACGTCCCCTCGCCGTGGCAGGCGAAGCAGTACTGCCGGTACACCTGCTCACCCGCAAGCAGCGGCGGATGGAGCGCGCGGGATTTTTGCTCGATCTTGTCCGGTGCCAGGTAGCTCTCGGGCACGTCGCGTTGCCGGAGCGAAAGCATGTAGACCGTCAGGGCAAGCGCCTCGCCGTCAGTGACCGTAGGATTCTTCATCTGGCTTCCGGCGATCACCGCGCCCGGGTCGTTGAAATGAGCCTGGTGCCAGCGCCAGGTGGTATGGGGCGGTTTCAGGCCGGTCATGACGAGCTGATGGCGCGTCTTGGCTCCTTCGTTGTCGAGCGCCGGGCCCAGCATACCGCCGCGTCCTCCCAGTTTGTGGCAGGAACCGCAGCTCTTTTGCTGGTAGAGCTTCATTCCCAGGATTAACCGCGAAACCTGCAATTCCGGCAGCCTGGCGGGATCGTGGCAGGTGACGCATGTCGACTCCGTCAGATCGGGCGGCAGCAGCGGGTAGTCCCAGTACACGTCCTCCGCCTTGGCCTCGTTGAAACCAGTGGCGGCGCCCTGCCCGTGGTGGCAGACAGTGCACCCGAAGCGGTCTGCAGGATGCCTGTCGAGAATGGCGCCCGAATGCGCGGCAAACGGCCGCCGGGCACCCGCCATGCGCGGATCATCGATACCAAGATGGCACGTCACGCACCGGTCCACGGTGCCGAACTGGGGCAGGCTCACCTGGCGCAGCTCGATCCGGAAAGCCGCGAGCAGCTCGCGGCCCCGCTTGTCCGTGGCTTTTTCGCGCAGGAGGTTGCGATAGGATTTTTGAATTGTCTGCCATTCGGCCAGGAAGTTCTCCCGCACCGCCGCCGCAATCAGCAAACCGATAGTCAACAGGGAGGCGAAGAGAAGCAGCCAACGATATTTTTTCGATGGATCCATCATCGTCCCTCCTAATGC encodes:
- a CDS encoding molybdopterin-dependent oxidoreductase — encoded protein: MSGDSKQKTKTGWSRRNFIRSAAIGASTLWLPGCSRKEKPALTNLQGDLDPLRSYPYRGWEDFYRKIWTWDKVVRSTHSANCTGSCSWKVYVRNGVMVREEQAADYPPISGDLPDYNPRGCQKGGCFVEYVYSPQRLRYPLIRTGLRGEGKWRRASWDEALGLIAEKLLDNIYSYGPDTNTFFSVIPAMSPVSFSAGTRLAHYIGGVMCSFYDWYCDLPPGEPLTWGVQTEACECADWFNSKYIVLWGSNISQTRIPDAHFGWEARYNGAKVVCISPDYNSSSIHADLYFRINPGTDAALALGVARILIEEKLIDEPYIKEQTDLPLLVLRDTRRFLRESDVKAGGKDDVFYCWDSKQNRAVPVPGSMGSQEQHLRLGAMEPALSGTFTLQLPSGRSVELSPAFELLRQQLAGYPLEKVAQITGLPAHEIRAFALELGTRKPAMIIHGAGTNHWFHNDLINRSFILLVALTGNVGKNGGGFNHYVGQERVWPERSFFQLAFPEGRSKQRFQNTTLWSYVHSSNKDPHLYNGKPIEWYIQESVKNGWMPLWPAGGRKPRAFIAWRANYLNQAKGNEILESSLWRDLDFIVDINYRMDTTALYSDVVLPAATYYEKVDINTTDCHSYIHTFGKALDPLFECKTDWDIFHALARKMAETAQKKGLQPYRDELFHWDRDFTRLEDDWTGKGKILTDEAAADFILANSKETRGMTYRGLQDKPRRFVATDEESWNSDIEPGVAYTPFKHQVVRKKPWRTLTGRQQFYIDHPWFIELDETLPAHKEPLQEKFPLRWNTPHGRWSIHSTWRDHRAMLRLQRGGPIVYMNPEDARKRGLADNDWVRIFNEVGQCLCRLQILPGEKPGRVTMYHGWEKYLGFRQGGWQSLTYIKIKPTQLIGKYGHVTFRLNYWGPTGNNRDTKVEVEKAKV
- a CDS encoding c-type cytochrome, with product MMDPSKKYRWLLLFASLLTIGLLIAAAVRENFLAEWQTIQKSYRNLLREKATDKRGRELLAAFRIELRQVSLPQFGTVDRCVTCHLGIDDPRMAGARRPFAAHSGAILDRHPADRFGCTVCHHGQGAATGFNEAKAEDVYWDYPLLPPDLTESTCVTCHDPARLPELQVSRLILGMKLYQQKSCGSCHKLGGRGGMLGPALDNEGAKTRHQLVMTGLKPPHTTWRWHQAHFNDPGAVIAGSQMKNPTVTDGEALALTVYMLSLRQRDVPESYLAPDKIEQKSRALHPPLLAGEQVYRQYCFACHGEGTYGRWDKTFKRFVPAIRGVSLLATATPLYLETNIAKGRQGTQMPAWEAQAGGLQPEEIAAVQGYLRSGLPGLPLVPPAPAVVRGDKARGAMLFVNNCMGCHGPGGRGGLAPEIGNPTFNFAASDEFIVATIRNGRKGAAMPSFQRPGATGLDDGDIGDLLAYIRSLNATPAPAGADKTLVQPRPTGGKQ